A genomic stretch from Aerococcaceae bacterium zg-1292 includes:
- a CDS encoding alpha-xylosidase, with translation MQFVGEKYRITLLSNEVVRLEYSDTGEFVDSQTQSIMNREIEAKENIEYNIIESDDILEIYSPKFHLYYQKEQPFSKKTLYIDFNFAFFVHGNRWYFGDEFVNLKGTTRTLDEIDGSTPLEDGIISFKGFTILDDSHSQWIDEQGEIVRKPFESIDVYALAFGHDYNKGIQTYFKLTGFSPKLPRYALGNWWSRYWKYTEDSYKELVNTFKAKNIPLSVAVIDMDWHLTQIPERFGSSWTGYTWNKDYFPNPERFLKWLHDEGLAISLNLHPADGVRAFEDAYPAVAKRLKLNTDIEEPAIFDFTDKMFREAYFKDVMHPLEKQGVDFFWIDWQQGTEINGLDPLLLLNHYHFKDMQDRGKEPLILSRYAGPGSHRYPVGFSGDSFITWDSLKFQPYMTSTATNIGYTWWSHDIGGHMNGYRDDELMVRWVQFGVFSPINRLHSSSSLFTGKEPWSYPLVEEMIIADYLRKRHELLPYLYTFNVLTAEEGIPLIRPLYYEESDNQEVYKYDNEYYFGTELLVLPITSKLLPEVKMSSEEMYFPEGEWYDISTNLRYKGGASLNIYRGLAEMPVFAKAGAIIPLDLKPVENMRNELPTDITWKIYPGADNHFELIEELGNKRSITKVAVIDGELFLTIDDPDNILPTARQHHLVFCSTEKFKVEGYEVTFDEMSNNVQLSLTNPAKLNISGFKKIETQNIESRLFAILNQAQVKYWDKEKLWFKFQENKSDLQYLSIIQSIDSEDLKAAVFELIYVLNS, from the coding sequence ATGCAATTTGTAGGGGAAAAATACCGGATTACATTATTAAGTAATGAAGTGGTGAGATTAGAATATTCAGATACCGGTGAATTTGTGGATTCCCAAACACAAAGTATCATGAATCGAGAAATTGAAGCGAAAGAAAATATAGAGTACAACATTATTGAATCAGATGATATTTTAGAAATTTATTCGCCAAAATTTCATTTATATTATCAAAAAGAACAACCGTTTTCGAAGAAAACATTATATATTGATTTTAATTTTGCTTTTTTTGTCCATGGTAATCGATGGTATTTCGGTGATGAATTTGTAAATCTAAAGGGTACAACACGTACGTTAGATGAAATTGATGGCTCAACACCACTGGAAGATGGGATTATCAGCTTCAAAGGGTTTACTATTTTAGACGATTCTCACTCGCAATGGATTGATGAACAGGGTGAAATTGTACGGAAACCATTTGAATCAATTGACGTGTATGCGCTAGCATTTGGTCATGATTATAATAAAGGGATTCAAACATATTTTAAATTAACAGGCTTTTCACCTAAATTACCTCGATATGCTTTAGGAAACTGGTGGAGTCGTTATTGGAAATATACTGAAGATTCATATAAAGAATTAGTAAATACATTTAAAGCTAAAAACATTCCTTTATCTGTTGCTGTTATCGATATGGATTGGCATTTAACTCAAATTCCCGAACGCTTTGGAAGTTCATGGACAGGTTATACGTGGAATAAGGACTATTTTCCTAATCCTGAACGATTTTTAAAGTGGTTGCACGATGAAGGTTTAGCGATTTCACTTAATTTGCATCCTGCTGATGGTGTGAGGGCTTTTGAAGATGCCTATCCAGCTGTTGCAAAACGTTTAAAGCTAAACACAGACATTGAAGAACCTGCTATCTTTGATTTTACAGATAAAATGTTTAGAGAAGCTTATTTTAAAGATGTGATGCACCCTTTAGAAAAACAAGGTGTAGACTTTTTCTGGATTGATTGGCAACAAGGGACCGAGATTAATGGTTTAGATCCATTACTGTTATTAAATCACTATCACTTTAAAGATATGCAAGACCGTGGTAAGGAACCGCTAATCTTATCGCGTTATGCTGGTCCTGGAAGTCATCGCTATCCAGTTGGTTTTTCTGGTGATTCCTTTATTACTTGGGATTCTTTAAAATTCCAACCCTATATGACTTCAACAGCAACAAATATCGGTTATACTTGGTGGAGTCATGATATCGGTGGACATATGAATGGTTATCGCGATGATGAATTAATGGTGAGATGGGTTCAATTTGGAGTATTTAGTCCAATTAATCGACTGCATAGTTCAAGTAGTTTATTTACTGGCAAAGAACCGTGGAGTTATCCACTAGTTGAAGAGATGATTATTGCTGATTATTTAAGAAAACGTCATGAATTATTACCTTATTTATATACGTTTAACGTTTTAACTGCCGAAGAAGGGATTCCATTAATCAGACCACTGTATTACGAAGAGTCCGATAACCAAGAAGTATATAAATATGATAATGAATATTATTTTGGGACCGAACTATTAGTCTTACCGATAACATCTAAATTATTACCTGAAGTGAAAATGAGTTCGGAAGAAATGTATTTTCCAGAAGGAGAATGGTACGATATTTCAACGAATTTACGTTATAAGGGTGGTGCGTCATTAAATATTTATCGTGGTTTGGCAGAAATGCCTGTATTTGCAAAAGCGGGAGCGATTATTCCATTGGATTTAAAACCCGTTGAAAATATGCGTAATGAATTGCCAACCGATATAACATGGAAAATTTATCCAGGAGCCGATAATCATTTTGAATTAATTGAGGAATTAGGAAACAAACGTTCGATTACAAAAGTGGCAGTAATAGATGGAGAATTATTTTTAACGATTGATGATCCTGATAATATTTTACCGACAGCACGCCAACATCATTTGGTATTCTGCTCAACAGAGAAATTTAAAGTTGAAGGTTATGAAGTTACTTTTGATGAGATGAGCAATAACGTTCAGTTGTCATTGACTAATCCAGCAAAACTTAATATATCTGGTTTTAAAAAGATTGAAACACAAAATATTGAATCACGCTTGTTTGCTATTTTAAATCAAGCACAAGTAAAGTATTGGGATAAAGAAAAATTATGGTTTAAATTCCAAGAAAATAAATCAGATTTGCAATATTTATCCATTATTCAATCCATTGATTCTGAGGATTTAAAAGCTGCTGTATTTGAATTGATTTATGTATTAAATTCATAA
- a CDS encoding LacI family DNA-binding transcriptional regulator: MKITIKEIAQLANVSVTTVSNVINNRSKKVSQQTIDRINEIIKEYNYTPNMNAKALVNSSSKLIGLLFYTEGDVYNFNDPFAGALLEGIENVTNNENYFVLLQTINSVDDIAVIRNNWQFSGFIGVGFQQQMMEETMNIVKEPITFIDTYYDEEGLSDLKQRNNLFFVRTDDRKLAHELVDYLVDKGHQNIAFLTYRVNFDTYGVIQERLAGYKEGLVSNGLAFNPELVYTNDQLDKMLNQLDKFSAVVVTADLLAIQVMSKLKEKGYQIPTDCSIISFDNIQFSELSSPKLTTMNLFQNKKGELAIGQILAPMKGILDKSNQQTIIMDGELEIRESVKTL; encoded by the coding sequence ATGAAAATAACAATTAAAGAAATCGCACAATTAGCTAATGTTAGTGTGACCACTGTCTCAAATGTGATTAATAATCGCTCAAAAAAAGTGTCACAACAGACGATTGATAGAATTAATGAGATTATTAAAGAATATAACTATACACCAAATATGAATGCCAAAGCCTTGGTAAATTCTTCTTCAAAGCTAATTGGCTTGCTATTTTACACTGAGGGTGATGTGTACAATTTCAATGATCCTTTTGCAGGTGCTCTATTGGAAGGTATTGAAAATGTGACTAATAATGAAAATTATTTTGTTTTATTACAAACGATTAATTCAGTTGATGATATTGCTGTGATTCGTAATAACTGGCAATTCAGTGGTTTTATTGGTGTGGGATTCCAACAACAGATGATGGAAGAGACAATGAATATTGTAAAAGAACCTATTACATTTATTGATACCTATTATGATGAAGAAGGATTGTCTGATTTAAAGCAAAGAAATAATTTATTTTTTGTAAGAACAGACGATAGAAAATTAGCTCATGAACTTGTTGATTATTTAGTTGATAAAGGTCATCAGAACATTGCTTTTTTGACCTATCGTGTTAATTTTGATACCTATGGAGTTATTCAAGAGCGCTTAGCTGGGTATAAAGAAGGATTAGTGTCAAATGGGCTAGCATTTAATCCTGAACTCGTCTACACTAACGACCAATTAGATAAAATGTTGAATCAATTAGACAAATTTTCTGCAGTTGTCGTAACGGCCGATCTTTTAGCTATTCAGGTTATGTCAAAATTAAAAGAAAAAGGGTATCAGATACCAACTGATTGTTCAATTATTAGTTTTGATAATATACAATTCTCTGAATTATCATCACCTAAATTAACTACAATGAATTTATTCCAAAATAAAAAAGGAGAATTAGCGATTGGTCAAATTTTAGCACCGATGAAAGGTATATTAGATAAGAGTAATCAACAAACCATCATAATGGATGGTGAATTAGAGATACGCGAAAGCGTTAAAACACTGTAG
- a CDS encoding AAA family ATPase, producing the protein MKIESVMVENYRQFEKTELTFDEGITILVGANNSRKTSLITLIKNIFTPKKMIIVCLIFQQKICRRGLNGLTPYFEIISLAGKQLIPWAENL; encoded by the coding sequence ATGAAAATAGAAAGTGTTATGGTAGAGAATTATAGGCAGTTTGAAAAAACAGAATTGACTTTTGATGAAGGTATCACAATATTGGTAGGAGCTAATAATAGTAGGAAAACATCTTTAATTACATTGATAAAAAATATTTTCACTCCTAAAAAAATGATTATAGTATGTCTGATATTCCAGCAAAAAATATGCAGACGTGGATTGAATGGGCTTACCCCGTATTTCGAGATTATATCATTAGCGGGAAAACAGCTGATTCCGTGGGCAGAGAACTTGTAG
- a CDS encoding phage major tail protein, TP901-1 family, with protein sequence MAAKELLPVKGKNKYLLFRLLEDSKTKVASKLLLQTEHEWSFERDQEFMKTKDGAVIATGGMEVSLSIAAVSAYDEVNEMLYKSVAEDKMLEVWEVDITQPTSGGKYKGRYARGKLSSWTLPSTVDGLEELDTEMAIEGIPVDEEVTLTAEQKLLIDAAYGFRDTTISTDE encoded by the coding sequence ATGGCAGCAAAAGAATTATTACCAGTAAAGGGGAAGAATAAATATTTATTATTTCGTTTATTAGAAGATTCAAAAACGAAAGTGGCAAGCAAGTTATTATTACAGACTGAGCATGAATGGTCATTTGAGCGTGACCAAGAATTCATGAAAACAAAAGACGGTGCTGTAATTGCAACGGGTGGTATGGAAGTGTCCTTATCCATTGCGGCAGTATCAGCATATGATGAAGTGAACGAAATGCTTTATAAATCAGTTGCTGAAGATAAAATGTTAGAGGTTTGGGAAGTTGATATTACTCAACCAACCAGTGGCGGGAAATACAAAGGGCGTTATGCTCGTGGTAAGTTGTCTTCTTGGACATTACCATCAACAGTTGATGGGTTGGAAGAACTAGATACTGAAATGGCAATTGAAGGTATACCTGTGGATGAGGAAGTTACATTAACAGCTGAACAAAAATTATTAATTGATGCAGCTTATGGTTTCCGAGATACAACAATTTCAACGGATGAATAA
- a CDS encoding DUF4355 domain-containing protein: protein MSIENKPLKLNLQLFAEEEAGAEGENTENTFNPIMSQSELDSVINKVVQTALGNQASKFEAEKEKAIREALAKEKDYAKLSEEDREKRQFEDERTQFEKERAEFMQKQRVVELEKDLMTKKLPVELAEMFALYPDNTKALDAVNAFEKTFNEAVSKAVREAIRQNDPIVGSGTSKEMNYGAKLAGNQQNKQPF from the coding sequence ATGTCAATTGAAAATAAACCGTTGAAATTAAATTTACAGTTATTCGCTGAAGAAGAGGCGGGTGCGGAAGGCGAAAACACAGAGAATACATTCAATCCTATCATGAGTCAATCGGAATTGGATTCAGTTATTAATAAGGTTGTTCAAACCGCTTTGGGCAATCAGGCAAGTAAATTTGAAGCTGAAAAAGAAAAAGCGATTCGAGAAGCGTTAGCAAAAGAGAAAGATTACGCAAAGTTAAGCGAAGAAGACCGTGAAAAACGCCAATTTGAGGATGAACGTACGCAGTTTGAAAAAGAACGTGCTGAGTTTATGCAAAAACAGCGTGTGGTTGAGCTTGAAAAGGATTTGATGACAAAAAAACTGCCAGTTGAATTAGCTGAAATGTTTGCGTTGTATCCGGATAACACAAAAGCGTTGGATGCAGTTAATGCTTTCGAGAAAACATTTAACGAAGCAGTATCTAAGGCTGTTCGTGAGGCGATTCGCCAAAATGACCCGATTGTAGGTAGCGGAACAAGTAAAGAGATGAATTACGGTGCTAAATTGGCAGGGAATCAACAAAATAAACAACCATTTTAG